From Cellulosimicrobium cellulans, the proteins below share one genomic window:
- a CDS encoding ferredoxin reductase, which produces MTEAPVRLGARYATPSRWQVATLVDAWEESPSARTLVLEVPAWPGHLAGQHVDLRLTAPDGYTAERSYSIGSAATRASVPDDGSPARVEVTVQRVPGGEVSTYLTDGFAVGDAIELRGPVGGWFVWSPEHDAGTPVLLAAGGSGLVPLMAMLRTRRDAGDRTPFRLVYSVRRPEDRLYVADLDRLAAAHDGLDTQVVFTRSAPLGAMRGPGRLERRDLAAWGWPAEIEPACFVCGPTGFVEAVARQLVSLGHDPARVKTERFGPAGD; this is translated from the coding sequence ATGACCGAGGCGCCGGTCCGCCTCGGCGCCCGGTACGCGACGCCGTCGCGCTGGCAGGTCGCGACGCTCGTCGACGCGTGGGAGGAGAGCCCGTCCGCGCGGACGCTCGTCCTCGAGGTCCCCGCCTGGCCCGGACACCTGGCAGGTCAGCACGTGGACCTGCGCCTCACCGCGCCGGACGGCTACACCGCCGAGCGCAGCTACTCGATCGGCAGCGCGGCGACGCGCGCGAGCGTGCCCGACGACGGCTCCCCCGCGCGCGTCGAGGTCACCGTGCAGCGCGTCCCCGGCGGGGAGGTCTCCACGTACCTCACCGACGGCTTCGCGGTGGGGGACGCGATCGAGCTGCGCGGGCCGGTCGGCGGCTGGTTCGTCTGGTCGCCGGAGCACGACGCCGGGACACCGGTCCTGCTCGCGGCCGGCGGGTCGGGGCTCGTGCCCCTCATGGCGATGCTCCGCACGCGCCGCGACGCGGGCGACCGGACGCCGTTCCGGCTCGTCTACTCCGTCCGCCGCCCCGAGGACCGGCTGTACGTCGCGGACCTCGACCGGCTCGCCGCCGCGCACGACGGGCTCGACACCCAGGTCGTGTTCACCCGCTCGGCCCCGCTCGGCGCGATGCGTGGACCCGGCCGCCTCGAACGACGCGACCTCGCGGCGTGGGGCTGGCCCGCCGAGATCGAGCCCGCGTGCTTCGTGTGCGGGCCGACGGGGTTCGTCGAGGCGGTCGCCCGCCAGCTCGTCTCGCTCGGCCACGACCCGGCGCGTGTCAAGACCGAGCGCTTCGGGCCCGCCGGGGACTGA
- a CDS encoding DapH/DapD/GlmU-related protein, which translates to MPSDLLMRIHGPEFRAMSERVLRATELTSRLNVLPFDDEDGRARLFEQILGRPLPPRVTIYPPFFTDHGLRLDLGERVFVNQNCTFLDYAGIRLAERVMVAPRVTFVTVGHPVDTDDRKVWLTGGPIDVHENVWIGAGATILPGVTIGRDAVVAAGAVVADDVPARSLVTGTKAVVRRTW; encoded by the coding sequence ATGCCCAGCGACCTGCTCATGCGCATCCACGGTCCCGAGTTCCGCGCCATGTCCGAGAGGGTGCTGCGGGCCACCGAGCTCACCTCCCGGCTCAACGTCCTGCCGTTCGACGACGAGGACGGTCGGGCGCGGCTGTTCGAGCAGATCCTCGGCCGCCCCCTGCCGCCGCGCGTGACGATCTACCCGCCGTTCTTCACCGACCACGGGCTGCGCCTCGACCTGGGGGAGCGGGTCTTCGTCAACCAGAACTGCACGTTCCTCGACTACGCGGGCATCCGGCTGGCCGAGCGCGTCATGGTCGCGCCGCGGGTCACGTTCGTCACCGTCGGGCACCCGGTCGACACCGACGACCGCAAGGTCTGGCTGACGGGCGGCCCGATCGACGTGCACGAGAACGTGTGGATCGGCGCCGGCGCGACGATCCTGCCCGGCGTGACCATCGGTCGCGACGCGGTCGTCGCCGCCGGCGCGGTCGTGGCCGACGACGTCCCGGCGCGCAGCCTCGTCACGGGCACCAAGGCGGTCGTGCGGCGCACGTGGTGA
- a CDS encoding L-serine ammonia-lyase, with amino-acid sequence MSAYVSVLDLFSVGVGPSSSHTVGPMRAARAFVAMLDDRGALGDVVGLRVVLCGSLGATGVGHGTPDAVVAGLLGLDPETCDPARVPGSWEKLGDGAPVALLGLHRITMTSDDVRLAPLTRMPGHPNGMRFTALDASGAPLAEEAYYSVGGGFVLTAAELESAAANEAAQVGAELAGEAIDPGTEPSGVPFPFANAAELLALCERERTSVAAVAWANESALRPAAEVEAGVDRIWDTMSACVDAGLERDGVLPGRLQVRRRARAQRERLELADERGADTTIEWLQAFAMAVNEENADGRRVVTAPTNGAAGIIPAVGRHFLRTHPDVAADPARRRRAMRTYLLTAAAIGALYKRNASISGAEAGCQGEVGSACSMAAGAICAVLGGTPAQVENAAEIAMEHNLGLTCDPVGGLVQVPCIERNAIAACTAVSAARLALQGDGSHVVSLDTVIETMRQTGVDMSTKYKETSTGGLAVNVIEC; translated from the coding sequence ATGAGCGCGTACGTGTCGGTCCTCGACCTCTTCTCCGTCGGTGTGGGCCCGTCGAGCTCGCACACCGTCGGGCCGATGCGGGCCGCGAGGGCGTTCGTCGCGATGCTGGACGACCGCGGCGCGCTGGGTGACGTCGTCGGCCTGCGGGTCGTCCTGTGCGGGTCGCTCGGAGCGACCGGCGTCGGCCACGGCACGCCGGACGCCGTCGTCGCCGGGCTGCTCGGCCTCGACCCCGAGACGTGCGACCCAGCCCGGGTCCCCGGCTCGTGGGAGAAGCTGGGCGACGGCGCGCCTGTCGCTCTGCTGGGCCTCCACCGCATCACCATGACGAGCGACGACGTGCGCCTCGCGCCGCTGACCCGCATGCCCGGCCACCCCAACGGCATGCGGTTCACCGCGCTCGACGCGAGCGGCGCCCCGCTGGCCGAGGAGGCGTACTACTCGGTGGGCGGCGGCTTCGTGCTCACCGCCGCCGAGCTCGAGTCCGCGGCCGCGAACGAGGCGGCGCAGGTCGGCGCCGAGCTCGCGGGCGAGGCGATCGACCCCGGGACCGAGCCGTCGGGCGTGCCGTTCCCGTTCGCCAACGCGGCCGAGCTCCTCGCCCTGTGCGAGCGCGAGCGCACGTCCGTCGCGGCCGTCGCGTGGGCGAACGAGTCCGCCCTGCGTCCCGCCGCCGAGGTCGAGGCGGGCGTCGACCGGATCTGGGACACCATGAGCGCGTGCGTCGACGCCGGGCTCGAGCGCGACGGCGTGCTGCCCGGTCGTCTCCAGGTCCGCCGTCGGGCGCGGGCGCAGCGCGAACGCCTCGAGCTCGCGGACGAGCGCGGTGCCGACACGACGATCGAGTGGCTCCAGGCGTTCGCCATGGCCGTCAACGAGGAGAACGCGGACGGGCGCCGCGTCGTGACCGCGCCGACGAACGGCGCCGCCGGGATCATCCCTGCCGTCGGGCGCCACTTCCTGCGCACCCACCCGGACGTCGCCGCCGACCCCGCGCGCCGGCGCCGGGCCATGCGCACGTACCTCCTCACCGCCGCGGCGATCGGCGCGCTCTACAAGCGCAACGCGTCCATCTCCGGCGCGGAGGCGGGCTGCCAGGGGGAGGTCGGCTCGGCGTGCTCGATGGCCGCGGGGGCGATCTGCGCCGTGCTCGGGGGCACCCCGGCCCAGGTGGAGAACGCGGCCGAGATCGCGATGGAGCACAACCTCGGGCTCACGTGCGACCCCGTCGGCGGGCTCGTCCAGGTCCCGTGCATCGAGCGCAACGCCATCGCCGCGTGCACCGCCGTCTCCGCGGCGCGCCTCGCCCTCCAGGGCGACGGCTCGCACGTCGTCTCGCTCGACACCGTCATCGAGACCATGCGCCAGACCGGCGTCGACATGTCGACCAAGTACAAGGAGACCTCGACGGGCGGCCTCGCGGTCAACGTCATCGAGTGCTGA
- a CDS encoding serpin family protein: MSVAGTPRQFHEGAALTTWTRHRPGRRRETALIGVATFATLVLGACATTSSEPPAVTTADVERRVVTVADADATPDVVGATEELGLTMLDAAPREGNVVVSPASAVVALSMLAEGARGETAASLDAALGASGQDRTDAVNALLAALQDYDGDPALVQKDELPKTPLVHVANQVVLDDQAQVHDTYLEALAAGYDAGVLETDLGSKAGLEPLDRWVRHHTGGLIEESAVEPDTDSRLALQNAALLAARWSSPFEEQATRPSPFVLADGTDVDAEAMHQKHDWSYAEVDGWQAVRLPYTEGFHADVVLPPDGVDPATLAPETSAALRTALDAASPRSVALTLPTLDIDADAPLDLTPALVAAGLGDLLETPDLTGISDEDGLKVTQAWQQAVLRVDEEGTVAAAVTEVVAGVESAPMIEDVVELRVDRPYVFSVSHTDTGWPLFTAAVRDPRH, encoded by the coding sequence GTGAGCGTGGCGGGTACGCCACGGCAGTTCCACGAGGGGGCGGCATTGACGACCTGGACGCGACATCGGCCCGGCAGGCGGCGCGAGACCGCTCTGATCGGGGTCGCGACCTTCGCGACGCTGGTGCTCGGAGCGTGCGCGACGACGTCGAGCGAGCCGCCCGCGGTCACGACCGCGGACGTGGAGCGCCGGGTCGTGACCGTCGCCGACGCGGACGCCACGCCCGACGTGGTCGGCGCGACCGAGGAGCTCGGCCTGACGATGCTCGACGCGGCCCCGCGCGAGGGCAACGTCGTCGTGTCGCCGGCGAGCGCCGTCGTCGCCCTGTCCATGCTCGCGGAGGGCGCGCGCGGCGAGACCGCCGCGTCCCTCGACGCCGCGCTCGGCGCGAGCGGCCAGGACCGGACCGACGCCGTCAACGCCCTGCTCGCAGCGCTGCAGGACTACGACGGCGACCCCGCCCTCGTGCAGAAGGACGAGCTCCCGAAGACCCCGCTCGTGCACGTCGCGAACCAGGTCGTCCTCGACGACCAGGCACAGGTCCACGACACGTACCTCGAGGCGCTCGCCGCCGGGTACGACGCGGGGGTGCTCGAGACCGACCTCGGCTCGAAGGCAGGCCTCGAGCCGCTGGACCGGTGGGTCCGGCACCACACGGGCGGGCTGATCGAGGAGTCCGCAGTCGAGCCCGACACCGACTCCCGCCTCGCGCTCCAGAACGCCGCGCTGCTCGCGGCGCGCTGGTCGTCGCCGTTCGAGGAGCAGGCGACCCGCCCGAGCCCGTTCGTCCTGGCGGACGGGACCGACGTCGACGCCGAGGCGATGCACCAGAAGCACGACTGGTCGTACGCCGAGGTGGACGGGTGGCAGGCCGTCCGGCTCCCGTACACCGAGGGCTTCCACGCCGACGTCGTGCTCCCGCCGGACGGCGTCGACCCGGCGACGCTCGCGCCGGAGACGAGCGCTGCCCTGCGCACGGCGCTCGACGCCGCCTCGCCCCGCAGCGTCGCGCTCACGCTCCCGACGCTCGACATCGACGCCGACGCACCGCTCGACCTGACGCCCGCGCTCGTCGCGGCCGGGCTCGGCGACCTGCTGGAAACGCCCGACCTGACCGGCATCAGCGACGAGGACGGCCTGAAGGTGACGCAGGCGTGGCAGCAGGCGGTGCTGCGCGTGGACGAGGAGGGCACCGTGGCGGCGGCGGTGACGGAGGTCGTCGCCGGCGTCGAGTCCGCGCCCATGATCGAGGACGTCGTCGAGCTGCGCGTCGACCGGCCGTACGTGTTCTCCGTGTCGCACACGGACACGGGCTGGCCGCTGTTCACCGCTGCGGTCCGCGACCCCCGCCACTGA
- a CDS encoding LLM class F420-dependent oxidoreductase — protein sequence MRLGAHLMRFDSVEPSALRRELGDTAAAAEEAGLGWISVMDHWFQMEPAGLPPSDPMLEAYTTLGYLAGRTETVRLGALVTGVTYRYPGLLAKTVATLDVLSGGRATFGIGAAWYEREHAALGVPFPPLKERFERLEETLQIARQMYDPAANGPYEGVHYQLAETLCSPLPLSTPEIMVGGSGERKTLRLVAQYADACNLFATSPEDVAHKLDVLRRHCDDVGRDPAQIRVTVLHGGEALLRGDVRAFVDDVRPLAGLGVDTVILRPPTTPLAAWVRGAVAPAVPHVADL from the coding sequence ATGCGACTCGGTGCACACCTCATGCGATTCGACTCCGTCGAGCCCTCGGCCCTGCGCCGGGAGCTCGGGGACACGGCCGCCGCGGCGGAGGAGGCCGGCCTCGGCTGGATCTCCGTGATGGACCACTGGTTCCAGATGGAGCCCGCGGGCCTCCCGCCGTCGGACCCCATGCTCGAGGCCTACACGACGCTCGGCTACCTCGCGGGCCGCACCGAGACCGTGCGACTCGGCGCGCTGGTCACCGGCGTGACGTACCGCTACCCGGGCCTGCTCGCCAAGACCGTCGCGACGCTCGACGTGCTCTCGGGCGGCCGGGCGACGTTCGGGATCGGCGCGGCCTGGTACGAGCGCGAGCACGCGGCGCTCGGTGTCCCGTTCCCGCCGCTCAAGGAGCGGTTCGAGCGGCTGGAGGAGACGCTGCAGATCGCGCGGCAGATGTACGACCCCGCGGCGAACGGCCCCTACGAGGGCGTGCACTACCAGCTCGCGGAGACGCTGTGCTCGCCGCTCCCGCTGAGCACGCCGGAGATCATGGTGGGCGGGTCGGGCGAGCGCAAGACGCTGCGGCTCGTCGCGCAGTACGCGGACGCGTGCAACCTCTTCGCGACGTCGCCCGAGGACGTGGCGCACAAGCTGGACGTGCTCCGCCGGCACTGCGACGACGTCGGGCGCGATCCCGCCCAGATCCGGGTGACGGTGCTGCACGGCGGTGAGGCGCTGCTGCGCGGCGACGTCAGGGCGTTCGTCGACGACGTCCGCCCGCTCGCCGGGCTCGGCGTGGACACCGTGATCCTGCGCCCGCCGACGACGCCCCTCGCCGCGTGGGTGCGCGGCGCCGTCGCCCCGGCGGTCCCGCACGTCGCCGACCTCTGA
- a CDS encoding glycosyltransferase: MATVLLCSTPVHAHVTPLLAVTRALVARGHDVRFLTGARFAAAVEATGAEHVPLPAAADFDDRDLAAAFPGRAGRTGLDAIRHDMLEIFVAPGAAQHRAVLAALAERPADVVLVEPLFLGAMPLVSVPADRRPPVLALGIFPLGLTSDHTAPFGLGVLPARGPLGVLRNRALHAFVERVAFAAPQRAAQDMVRAAGGEPSGTFFLGWPADADAVVQLTVPELEYPRPDVATPVRFVGPPRPAPGNDDLPAWWGDLDTRRPVVHVTQGTVANEDPTQLLVPTLRALAAEDVLVVAATGGRPVGALGPLPANARAAEYLPYDALLPRTSVLVTNGGYGGVHHALRHGVPVVVAGKTEDKAEVAARVAWTGAGVRLRTSTPRPGQVRRAVRQLLADPSYARASRRLGERIAASPGETGVVDVVEEVVAAREAARAAR, encoded by the coding sequence ATGGCCACCGTCCTGCTCTGCTCCACCCCGGTGCACGCCCACGTCACCCCGCTGCTCGCCGTCACCCGGGCGCTCGTCGCCCGCGGCCACGACGTCAGGTTCCTCACCGGCGCCCGGTTCGCTGCCGCCGTCGAGGCCACCGGGGCCGAGCACGTCCCGCTCCCGGCAGCGGCCGACTTCGACGACCGCGACCTCGCCGCGGCGTTCCCCGGCCGCGCGGGGCGCACCGGGCTCGACGCGATCCGGCACGACATGCTGGAGATCTTCGTGGCGCCGGGCGCGGCGCAGCACCGAGCGGTGCTCGCGGCTCTCGCCGAGCGCCCGGCCGACGTCGTGCTCGTCGAGCCCCTGTTCCTCGGCGCGATGCCGCTCGTCTCGGTGCCCGCCGACCGCCGTCCTCCTGTGCTCGCGCTCGGGATCTTCCCGCTCGGGCTGACGAGCGACCACACCGCGCCGTTCGGCCTCGGGGTGCTGCCCGCGCGGGGCCCCCTCGGTGTCCTGCGCAACCGGGCGCTCCACGCCTTCGTCGAGCGGGTCGCGTTCGCAGCCCCGCAGCGCGCCGCGCAGGACATGGTCCGGGCCGCGGGCGGGGAGCCGAGCGGCACCTTCTTCCTCGGCTGGCCCGCCGACGCGGACGCCGTCGTGCAGCTCACCGTCCCCGAGCTCGAGTACCCGCGGCCCGACGTCGCGACCCCGGTCCGGTTCGTCGGCCCGCCGCGCCCGGCGCCGGGGAACGACGACCTCCCGGCGTGGTGGGGCGACCTCGACACCCGCCGGCCGGTCGTGCACGTCACGCAGGGGACCGTCGCGAACGAGGACCCGACCCAGCTCCTCGTCCCCACGCTGCGCGCGCTCGCGGCCGAGGACGTGCTGGTCGTCGCGGCGACCGGCGGCCGTCCGGTCGGAGCGCTCGGGCCGCTCCCGGCGAACGCGCGCGCGGCCGAGTACCTCCCGTACGACGCGCTGCTCCCGCGCACCTCGGTCCTCGTCACGAACGGCGGCTACGGCGGGGTGCACCACGCGCTGCGGCACGGCGTCCCCGTGGTCGTCGCGGGCAAGACCGAGGACAAGGCGGAGGTCGCCGCGCGCGTCGCGTGGACCGGTGCGGGCGTGCGGCTGCGGACGAGCACCCCGCGCCCCGGCCAGGTCCGGCGCGCGGTGCGGCAGCTGCTCGCCGACCCGTCGTACGCCCGCGCGAGCCGGCGCCTCGGCGAGCGCATCGCCGCCTCGCCAGGCGAGACCGGCGTGGTCGACGTCGTCGAGGAGGTCGTCGCGGCCCGCGAGGCGGCGCGCGCCGCCCGCTGA
- a CDS encoding sulfite oxidase-like oxidoreductase — translation MSTLTPGFHGRPRPQGVALPPGQYVETGFPVLSAGPTPRVDTATWRLDVTTETGTTHAWSWSDLMALPQDEPTVDIHCVTRWSKFGTSWRGVSLDTLLADVESTADFAMIGCYGGYTTNLPVAELLGGKAWVVHTFDGAPLHPVHGGPARLLVPHLYFWKSAKWVNSITLMPMDRQGFWERLGYHDLGDPWREQRYQGD, via the coding sequence ATGAGCACCCTCACCCCCGGCTTCCACGGCCGGCCGCGCCCGCAGGGCGTGGCGCTCCCGCCGGGCCAGTACGTCGAGACCGGGTTTCCCGTGCTCTCGGCGGGGCCCACACCGCGCGTCGACACCGCGACCTGGCGGCTCGACGTCACGACGGAGACGGGCACGACGCACGCGTGGTCGTGGTCGGACCTCATGGCGCTCCCCCAGGACGAGCCGACCGTCGACATCCACTGCGTCACCCGGTGGTCCAAGTTCGGGACGTCGTGGCGCGGCGTCTCGCTCGACACGCTCCTCGCCGACGTCGAGTCGACCGCCGACTTCGCGATGATCGGCTGCTACGGCGGGTACACGACCAACCTCCCGGTCGCGGAGCTGCTGGGCGGCAAGGCGTGGGTCGTGCACACGTTCGACGGCGCCCCGCTGCACCCCGTGCACGGCGGTCCGGCGCGGCTGCTCGTGCCGCACCTGTACTTCTGGAAGTCGGCCAAGTGGGTCAACAGCATCACGCTCATGCCCATGGACCGCCAGGGCTTCTGGGAGCGCCTGGGCTACCACGACCTCGGCGACCCGTGGCGCGAGCAGAGGTACCAAGGTGATTGA
- a CDS encoding winged helix-turn-helix domain-containing protein, which translates to MTAERDVAAGDAVEHHPRHTLDEVIHSPVRLSVVAALSGVEKADFKTLRDTIELSDPTLSKQLTVLEAAGYVEISKERSGRRARTWVRLTGTGRDALVAHLDALRAIADLRLPPAPSPGT; encoded by the coding sequence ATGACCGCCGAGCGCGACGTCGCCGCGGGCGACGCCGTCGAGCACCACCCGCGGCACACGCTCGACGAGGTGATCCACTCCCCCGTGCGCCTGTCGGTCGTCGCGGCGCTGTCCGGCGTCGAGAAGGCGGACTTCAAGACCTTGCGCGACACCATCGAGCTCTCCGACCCGACGCTGTCCAAGCAGCTCACGGTGCTGGAGGCCGCGGGGTACGTGGAGATCTCCAAGGAGCGCTCGGGCCGCCGCGCACGCACGTGGGTCCGGCTGACCGGCACAGGTCGCGACGCCCTCGTCGCCCACCTCGACGCGCTGCGCGCCATCGCGGACCTCCGGCTGCCTCCCGCGCCGTCCCCGGGAACCTGA
- a CDS encoding serpin family protein, with protein MAPRTSMARTGAGVAAAAAVVGLVAACASGVPAGPDLPLATADAARHVVSVSDAPATTSVVEATDRLGLTMLDAAPREGNVVVSPASAVVALSMLAEGARGETAASLDAALGATGQGRTDAVNALLAALQVYDGDPALVQKDELPKTPLVHVANQVVLDDQAQVHDTYLEALATGYGAGVLRTDLGAASGIAPLSDWVRFHTGGLIEKSAIEPDVDLRLVLQNAVLFAARWEAPFDEGETRPSPFRLSTAEQVDVESLSLTESWAYAEHDGWRGVRLPYVDGFHADVVLPPEGTDPAAITPARATALREALDAATPQRVALTMPTLDVPVERATDLRPALAAAGLGGLFDPVDPPDLGGISDEDLFVSQAKQQAMLQVDAEGTVAAAVTELGAQAMSSEAEVAPLSFRVDRPYLFAVSHADTGWQLFTAAIRDPRH; from the coding sequence ATGGCTCCCCGGACGAGCATGGCCCGGACCGGTGCCGGTGTCGCAGCGGCGGCAGCCGTCGTCGGGCTGGTCGCCGCGTGCGCGAGCGGTGTCCCGGCCGGGCCCGACCTGCCCCTCGCGACCGCCGATGCGGCACGTCACGTCGTCTCGGTCTCCGACGCGCCCGCGACGACCTCCGTCGTCGAGGCGACCGATCGGCTCGGCCTGACGATGCTCGACGCGGCCCCGCGCGAGGGCAACGTCGTCGTGTCGCCGGCGAGCGCCGTCGTCGCTCTCTCGATGCTCGCGGAGGGCGCGCGGGGCGAGACCGCTGCGTCCCTCGACGCCGCGCTCGGCGCGACCGGCCAGGGCCGGACCGACGCCGTCAACGCCCTGCTCGCAGCGCTGCAGGTCTACGACGGCGACCCCGCTCTCGTGCAGAAGGACGAGCTCCCGAAGACCCCGCTCGTGCACGTCGCGAACCAGGTCGTCCTCGACGACCAGGCACAGGTCCACGACACGTACCTCGAGGCGCTCGCGACCGGCTACGGCGCCGGGGTCCTGCGCACGGACCTCGGGGCGGCGTCGGGCATCGCCCCGCTGAGCGACTGGGTCCGGTTCCACACGGGCGGGCTCATCGAGAAGAGCGCGATCGAACCGGACGTCGACCTCCGCCTCGTGCTCCAGAACGCCGTGCTCTTCGCGGCGCGGTGGGAGGCGCCGTTCGACGAGGGCGAGACCCGGCCGTCACCGTTCCGGCTCTCGACCGCCGAGCAGGTGGACGTCGAGTCGCTGTCGCTCACCGAGTCGTGGGCGTACGCCGAGCACGACGGCTGGCGCGGCGTGCGCCTCCCCTACGTCGACGGGTTCCACGCGGACGTCGTCCTGCCTCCGGAGGGAACCGACCCCGCGGCGATCACGCCGGCACGTGCGACCGCGCTGCGCGAGGCGCTCGACGCCGCGACGCCGCAGCGGGTGGCGCTGACGATGCCGACCCTCGACGTCCCGGTCGAGCGCGCGACGGACCTGCGCCCCGCGCTCGCCGCCGCCGGGCTGGGCGGGTTGTTCGACCCCGTCGACCCACCGGACCTCGGCGGCATCAGCGACGAGGACCTGTTCGTGTCGCAGGCGAAGCAGCAGGCGATGCTCCAGGTCGACGCCGAGGGCACCGTCGCGGCGGCCGTGACGGAGCTCGGCGCGCAGGCGATGTCGTCGGAGGCAGAGGTCGCTCCGCTCAGCTTCCGCGTCGACCGCCCCTATCTCTTCGCGGTCTCCCACGCCGACACCGGCTGGCAGCTCTTCACCGCTGCGATCCGCGACCCCCGGCACTGA
- a CDS encoding TetR/AcrR family transcriptional regulator, with product MPRVYTSDLRAEQAARTRERVVRAAAQELTERGYERTTLARVAARAGVSLETVKAHGPKRALLLAAFELTFAGSEGQESLGERPEGRSVAGTTDPEEFLDGLVALVAAANERVAGLWSAFTSAARSDDAVAAELDALLERRRADLRASVDVLASHGFRPRAPRDEAAESLSYLLAPEGWTHFVAGAGWPGERYRAWLRDGVVRLVAAPPERDADA from the coding sequence GTGCCTCGCGTCTACACGTCCGACCTCCGCGCCGAGCAGGCCGCACGCACGCGCGAACGGGTCGTGCGCGCCGCCGCGCAGGAGCTGACCGAGCGCGGCTACGAGCGCACGACGCTCGCGCGCGTCGCCGCACGCGCAGGCGTCTCGCTCGAGACGGTGAAGGCGCACGGACCCAAGCGCGCTCTCCTGCTCGCCGCGTTCGAGCTCACGTTCGCCGGGTCGGAGGGCCAGGAGTCCCTGGGCGAGCGGCCCGAGGGACGCTCGGTGGCCGGCACCACCGACCCCGAGGAGTTCCTCGACGGCCTCGTCGCGCTCGTCGCGGCGGCGAACGAGCGGGTCGCCGGCCTGTGGTCCGCCTTCACCTCGGCGGCGCGCTCCGACGACGCCGTCGCCGCGGAGCTCGACGCGCTCCTCGAACGCCGCCGCGCAGACCTGCGTGCGAGCGTCGACGTGCTCGCCTCGCACGGGTTCCGCCCCCGGGCGCCGCGGGACGAGGCGGCCGAGTCTCTGTCCTACCTCCTCGCGCCCGAAGGCTGGACCCACTTCGTCGCGGGCGCCGGCTGGCCGGGCGAGCGGTACCGCGCCTGGCTGCGCGACGGCGTCGTGCGACTCGTCGCGGCGCCTCCGGAGCGCGACGCCGACGCCTGA
- a CDS encoding DNA-3-methyladenine glycosylase I produces the protein MTTDTTASTPLAVPDDAPAAPRPGARCFGDGDPLYEEYHDSEWAVPVHGDTALFERLALEGFQSGLSWITVLRKRPAFREVFAGFDPEAVAAFGEADVERLLGDARIIRNRQKITATIDNARALLSLQESGRTLDELIWSFAPPARRERPATWGDVPGLTPESTALSKSLKKLGFRFVGPTTAYAAMQACGLVDDHLATCPVALATPGRPSAPAPSL, from the coding sequence ATGACGACCGACACGACCGCGTCGACGCCCCTCGCGGTGCCCGACGACGCGCCTGCCGCCCCGCGACCGGGCGCCCGCTGCTTCGGCGACGGGGACCCGCTCTACGAGGAGTACCACGACTCCGAGTGGGCGGTCCCGGTGCACGGGGACACGGCGCTGTTCGAGCGCCTGGCGCTGGAGGGGTTCCAGTCCGGCCTGTCCTGGATCACCGTGCTGCGCAAGCGCCCTGCCTTCCGCGAGGTGTTCGCGGGGTTCGACCCGGAGGCCGTCGCCGCGTTCGGCGAGGCCGACGTCGAGCGCCTGCTCGGCGACGCGCGCATCATCCGCAACCGGCAGAAGATCACCGCCACGATCGACAACGCGCGCGCCCTGCTGTCGCTCCAGGAGAGCGGGCGCACGCTGGACGAGCTGATCTGGTCGTTCGCACCACCGGCCCGCCGCGAGCGCCCCGCGACCTGGGGCGACGTCCCGGGGCTCACCCCCGAGTCGACGGCGCTCTCGAAGTCGCTCAAGAAGCTGGGCTTCCGGTTCGTCGGGCCGACGACGGCCTACGCCGCGATGCAGGCGTGCGGCCTGGTGGACGACCACCTCGCGACCTGCCCGGTCGCCCTGGCCACGCCGGGCCGACCGAGCGCCCCGGCGCCGTCGCTATAG